The following are from one region of the Balaenoptera acutorostrata chromosome 18, mBalAcu1.1, whole genome shotgun sequence genome:
- the F7 gene encoding coagulation factor VII: MVPRLQGLALLCLLLGLRGSLVAVFVSQEQAHSVLHRPRRANSLLEELWPGSLERECREELCSFEEAREIFQSEERTNQFWISYNDGDQCASRPCQNGGSCEDQLQSYLCFCLDGFEGRNCETNKKSQLMCPNDNGGCEQFCRDDAEAGRACWCHEGYALQADGVSCTPTVEYPCGKMPVLEKRNGSNPQGRIVGGHVCPKGECPWQAMLKLNGALLCGGSLLDTVWVVSAAHCFDRLRSWRNLTVVLGEHDLSQDEGDEQARQVAQVIVPDKYVRGKTDHDLALLRLARPVALGDHVAPLCLPEPAFAEGTLAFVRFSAVSGWGQLLERGATARRLMAVHVPRLLTQDCRQQSRRRPGGPVVTDNMFCAGYTDGSKDACKGDSGGPHATHFQGTWYLTGVVSWGEGCAAAGHFGVYTRVSQYTAWLRRLMGSPPPSGGLVRAPLLP, encoded by the exons ATGGTTCCTCGGCTCCAGGGGTtggccctcctctgccttctgcTTGGCCTGCGGGGGTCCCTGGTGGCAG TCTTTGTCTCCCAGGAGCAAGCCCACAGCGTCCTGCACCGGCCCCGGCGTGCCAACTCGTTGCTGGAGGAACTGTGGCCGGGATCCCTGGAGCGCGAGTGCAGGGAGGAGCTCTGCTCCTTCGAGGAGGCCCGGGAGATCTTCCAGAGCGAGGAGAGGACG AATCAGTTCTGGATTTCTTACAACG ACGGGGACCAGTGCGCCTCCAGGCCCTGCCAAAACGGGGGCTCCTGCGAGGACCAGCTCCAGTCCTACCTCTGCTTCTGCCTGGATGGCTTCGAGGGCCGGAACTGTGAGACGA ACAAGAAGAGCCAGCTGATGTGCCCGAATGACAACGGGGGCTGTGAGCAGTTCTGCAGGGATGACGCGGAGGCTGGGCGCGCCTGCTGGTGCCACGAGGGCTACGCGCTCCAGGCGGACGGGGTGTCCTGCACGCCCACAG TTGAATATCCGTGCGGAAAAATGCCTGTTCTGGAAAAAAGAAACGGCAGCAACCCCCAAGGCCGAATCGTGGGTGGTCACGTCTGCCCCAAAGGAGAGTGTCCCTGGCAG GCCATGCTGAAGCTGAACGGGGCGCTGCTGTGCGGGGGCTCCCTGCTCGACACCGTCTGGGTGGTCTCCGCAGCCCACTGTTTCGACAGACTCAGAAGCTGGAGGAACCTGACGGTGGTGCTGG GCGAACACGACCTCAGCCAGGACGAGGGTGACGAGCAGGCGCGGCAGGTGGCTCAGGTCATCGTCCCTGACAAGTACGTCCGGGGCAAGACGGACCACGACCTGGCGCTGCTCCGCCTGGCGCGGCCCGTGGCCCTCGGCGACCACGTGGCGCCCCTCTGCCTGCCCGAGCCGGCCTTCGCCGAGGGGACGCTGGCCTTCGTGCGCTTCTCGGCCGTCAGCGGCTGGGGCCAGCTCCTGGAGCGCGGCGCCACGGCCCGCCGGCTCATGGCCGTGCACGTGCCCCGGCTCCTGACCCAGGACTGCCGGCAGCAGTCGCGCCGGAGGCCCGGCGGCCCCGTCGTCACCGACAACATGTTCTGCGCCGGCTACACGGACGGCAGCAAGGACGCCTGCAAGGGGGACAGCGGGGGCCCGCACGCCACCCACTTCCAGGGCACCTGGTACCTGACGGGCGTCGTCAGCTGGGGCGAGGGCTGCGCTGCCGCCGGCCATTTCGGCGTCTACACCCGGGTCTCCCAGTACACGGCCTGGCTCCGCCGGCTCATGGGCTCCCCGCCGCCCTCGGGGGGCCTCGTCCGGGCCCCGCTGCTGCCCTAG